From Crassaminicella indica, one genomic window encodes:
- a CDS encoding HD domain-containing protein: MERVNKIIKNKKYIYYLNKNAAAEKDRIFCHHDLQHALDVARIAYILSLEEKLSIKKDIIYAAALLHDIGRWKEYLEGIDHAFAGAKLAKELLESSGFDHIEQALIQEAIKNHRRYDSKNHPLDKIIYKGDKLSRPCIKCRAVDQCKRFDVGKTPKLYY, encoded by the coding sequence TAAACAAAAATGCAGCAGCTGAAAAAGATCGGATTTTTTGCCATCACGACCTTCAACACGCTTTAGATGTAGCAAGAATTGCTTATATATTATCTTTAGAAGAAAAGCTTTCTATAAAAAAAGATATAATCTATGCAGCTGCTCTTCTTCATGATATCGGAAGGTGGAAAGAATATTTAGAAGGTATTGACCATGCCTTTGCAGGTGCAAAACTAGCAAAAGAGCTATTAGAAAGCAGTGGTTTTGATCATATTGAACAAGCTCTCATACAAGAAGCCATTAAAAACCATCGAAGATATGATTCAAAAAATCATCCTTTAGATAAAATAATTTATAAAGGCGATAAGCTATCTCGTCCTTGTATTAAATGTCGTGCAGTAGACCAGTGCAAAAGGTTTGATGTAGGAAAAACACCTAAGCTTTACTATTAA
- a CDS encoding anthranilate synthase component II: MILMIDNYDSFTYNLVQYLECLNEKVIVYRNDAISLEKIESLDPAMIVLSPGPCTPNEAGICKNVVATFKGKIPILGICLGHQTIGQVFGAKIIKAKEPVHGKVHPIKHINKGVFKNLPNPLKVTRYHSLVIERESIPDCFEITALTCDGEIMGIKHKNYLIEGVQFHPEAILTEKGMEILENFLIEAKKSRCCNAY, from the coding sequence TTGATACTGATGATTGATAATTACGATTCCTTCACCTATAATCTTGTACAATATTTAGAATGCTTAAATGAAAAAGTTATTGTATATAGAAATGATGCTATTTCCTTAGAGAAAATAGAAAGCTTAGATCCAGCAATGATTGTTCTATCTCCAGGTCCTTGTACGCCAAACGAAGCAGGTATCTGTAAAAATGTCGTAGCAACCTTTAAAGGAAAAATTCCTATCTTAGGAATATGTTTAGGCCATCAGACTATCGGACAAGTATTTGGCGCAAAAATCATCAAAGCAAAAGAACCTGTTCACGGAAAAGTTCATCCTATAAAGCATATTAATAAAGGCGTATTTAAAAACCTTCCAAATCCTTTAAAAGTAACAAGATACCATTCCCTTGTCATAGAAAGAGAAAGTATTCCAGACTGCTTTGAGATTACTGCTTTGACTTGTGATGGAGAAATTATGGGAATCAAGCATAAAAATTATCTTATAGAAGGGGTTCAATTTCATCCTGAAGCAATTCTAACAGAAAAAGGAATGGAAATTTTAGAAAACTTCTTAATAGAAGCCAAAAAAAGTAGGTGTTGTAATGCTTATTAA